GGGACGGAGTGGACTGGGGCAGCTTTTAAATTGGGATCCGGGGTTCAGGCGTATGAGATCTATAAGACCGCGGCGGAGCACGGTTTGATGGTTGTGGGGGGTGAAGGCCAGGTATGTCGTAGCCAGCCATTGATGTTGAGTCACACTAACTAGCTCGTTTTGATAAGACTGTCGGTGTAATGGGTAAGAATTTTCaccatccatctcctcctACTCAATTAACGAGATATAGGTGGCTATATTCTTGGCGGAGGCCACTCCCCACTGAGCTCCATCTACGGCATGGGCGCGGACCAGGCGCTCTCAATGGAAGTTGTTACTCCAGACGGAAGATTCCTGACGGCGTCGTTCGTCGAGAACCAAGAGTTGTTCTGGGCATTGCGCGGTGGAGGTGGCGCCACCTTCGGAGTCGTCACATCCGTCACTGTCAAGGCATACCCGACAATCCCTgcgacaacatcaacattcaCCTTCTCTACCGGCGACGATATCTCGTATGACAGCTTCTGGGCGGGCTTCAGAGCCTACCTTGATTATTTCATCCCCCACTCCGACGCAGGCATCTACTCGTACTTCTTCATTACGCCGACGGCAGATGGCGGATTCAATTTCCTCATGCAACCCTTCTTTGCTCCTAACAAGACCCTCGAAGAGACTAATGCCCTTCTCGAGCCCTGGTTCAAACAATTGAAGGAATTGGGCATCGAATTTACCCCGAAAACAACCCACTACGATAACTACTACGACGCATGGCTAGACTCTTTCCCCCTCGAGACCGTAGAGAAGACAGCAGTCGGAACATCCTCCCGTCTCTTCCCACGAGAAAACTGGCAGGACGAGTCCCTTCTAAACCGGACTTTCGATGCCATCAAGGCATCATCCGACGCAGGCCTCACCCTCATCGCCTTCAACATGGCCCCGACTCTCGAAAACGGCGGAAACCCCGATAACGCAGTTAATCCCGCGTGGCGAAAGGCCGTCATGCATGCTATTTCCAGCGTCAACTGGGCTGAGGATGCCACCGTAGACGAAATCAAGACAGCGCGCCACGAGTTCACTTACAAGCACATGCAACGTTGGCGGGACGCCAGTCCTGGCTCCGGTGCCTACCTGTCCGAGTCGGATCGGATGGAGCCGGATTTCCAGCAGGCGTTCTATGGGTCGAGTTATGACCGTCTCCTggccctgaagaagaagctcgatCCGAAGAATGTGTTTTATGCGGTCACGGCGGTTGGCAGTGAGTTCTGGCGGGTTATCACTGAGAATGGGCTTCCTGCGGAGAATGGCAAGCTTTGCCGGGTTGACTAAATAGTGGCTGTTAGCATATAATTGGCATAATCTAGAACCTATCTAATTGTTAACTTCTGATCCTGCCCGAAGACTTTCTGCCTATTGTGGCCTTCCCTCCCGGGGCTGGGCCATCAAGTACATCGAACATGGACAGCCGTAAAGTAGCGCTGTATTCTATCTCACCATGCTGCGATCGGCTCATAGTTCCGAATTGGGCCATTTCGGAACCACATCCGATGTGGAACTGTCAAATTAACCAAGGCCAAGCTAGGTGCGAACGTGGCATATAGTGGTGGTGCCGTGGTGGTTGTATTCAACCGCGAACACCCGATGCCATAATCCCGTCGCAAACCACTTGTATTATGTTTTGTATAAGCTCATAAatttggtttcttttctaGTTGCTCTTACATCAATTATAAATTATCACCATTCCAACTGTTGCCAATTAATTTTGTGATGCGGCTCATCCAATCCCAAAGACCTCAcaaaaatatagatatatatatatacctgcAGACGAGTATCAGGACAACCAGCCCAGTACACACTACCATTACACTAATGTGACATCCTACATTACCACAGAATAATCCGGCTATTACGCACTCAACATTACTTCTAATGACACGCAGAGCTCGAAGGCGGCAGTGCTGGCAGCTCCAAATGGTGATAAGCATTGCGGCGTTGGGCTCTGCATAGGGCTAACAACCTGATTGGTTCGTTGTGTTGAGCTTCGCCTTGAACGTGGCGATCCCTACCAATAACAGCTATGCCACTAGTCCAAATAGAGCAGTCGAGTAGTCGGACCAATCATGTTTTATCCCTCATGCTCAGCTCTGTCCCAGTTATGGCCAGGGCTTAGGCTGCAATTGATTGCTGCGGTCACTATATAAATACGACGTCAAATCGCCTGCATTTCCTGACTTTGTACATATCATTCATTTTTTATTCATCATGTTGCTACCATCTGTCTCCCTCAAAGCTATAGGGCTCGTTGGCTTTATCACCACTGCAGCGGCATCAGCCTACAAATGCAAGCCTGGAAATCCTTGCTGGCCTTCGAGCGAGCAATGGGAGAGCTTCAACGGGAGTCTATCCGGCAACCTTCACCGAACAATTCCCTACGCCGCAAGCTGCTACTATGACTCCCCATACTACAACCATGCAGCATGCGACGTCGCTGAAGCCGGCTACTACATAAACCAACCACGGACAGGCGTATACGGTGCAACAACAGGTCTCAATTGGGAATCATGTCACTCTCAAACATGTGCACTCAATGCGGCGAATACGTCTCAGCACCTTTCCGATCAATGTTACCTCGGCTGACTGTCGCCGTTGTATGTCGATGCCCATGAACCCAGGCATGTTGTCACTGCTGTGAAATTTGCCCAGGCACATAGGCTGCGGGTTAGTATCAAGAACACAGGACATGACTATCTCGGCCGCTCCACTCGCCCTAATACCCTTGCTATCTGGACTCACAATATCAATACCACCAAATACCACGAAACCTTTACAGCGTCGAATTGTCCTGCCGCAAATGGCAAACATATCGGAGAAATAGGCGCTGGTGCGCAGGCGGCCGATGTGTACACTTACTTTCAGAAATTCAACATGGACGTTACCGGTGGAAACGAAGGCTCCGTTGGCCTAGCCGGTGGGTACGGGCAAGGAGGCGGACATGGCGTGTTTGGTCCGTCCTACGGCCTTATGGTGGACAACGCAGTTGAATTCGACGTCGTCACTGCCGATGGGAAATTCCGCACTATAAACCAGTGCAACGACCCCGACCTCTTCTGGGCTATgcgtggcggaggaggtggcgCCTTTGCTATTCTAACGAGTTACCGattccagcttcatcctgcGGTTAAGATAAATGTGTACTCATTCAAAGCGCATTTCGCGACGCAGGGGAAGAACACTACTGGGACGAATTACCCTGCGCTCCAGAAAATTCTCACACAACATGCAACGCACCAGCCTGTGTGGTCTCATAATAACATCTCAGGACACGCCTACTACTGGCCTTCAAAAGCCGAGATATACCTCGTCCTTCCTTCAAACAACGTCACTGCGCTGAAGGCGTTAACTACGGAATTCTCGTCCTTCCTAACAAATCAGTCCGACATCCACGTCTCAGAAAGCAAATACACCACCTATCCCTCCTATACCGGCTTCCTGAATCTCACCAGTAGCATCGCGGCGAGGTTAACACCGGCCGGAATCTTCGAGGCTGTCGCCAGCAGACTCATCCCGGAATCCCTGTTCGAATCAAACAACACTATCTCCGACCTGGTCGATGCCTTCTTAGGTGGAGTCCACCTTAGCAACAAGCTCATCCCTGATGACGGCACCCTGGCGCAGATTATAATGACCACACCCGTGAATGTACAGAACGGGAACACGACGAGCGTTAACCCTGCCTGGCGGGATGCCCTCTGGCACACGATCATGACAGGTGGATGGCCGACGAAACTTGCacgcgaagaagaggcgaAACTACAAGACGCGTGGCTAGGGACTGTGCAGGAATTGAAGGAGTTGACACCTGGGGGTGGAGCTTATGTGAATGAGGCGCATTATCTAGAGCCGGAGTGGGAAGACACGTTCTTTGGTGGGAATTATGAGGCGCTTTTGGGGATCAAGAGGAGGTATGATCCGGGGCGGTTCTTTGATTGTTGGAAGTGTGTGGGCTGGGAGGGGGTGTCTGAGTAGGTTTATTCCATGTCGGACTTATTTTTGAGTATCATGTTGCTGATCCTGGAGGTCTTATAGTCAATATTCCTGCTACGAGTAGATTGTATCAGCAAGCATTTCTCATTAGGTATATTAGGATTGGTGGATTTAGTGTACATATCATGGCAGGCCTACGGCTCTAAGAGCTCAAGACGCTACTGTTCAAATGAACTACGTTGTAGATGACTCGCAGCATGCTCACCAGCCCTGATACCAGCAAAAACCCCATCAGCAAGAGAAAGCCCGCTCACATAGCTATTCGAACAGATACCAACAGCAGTCCTCCCAGCCGCATACAGACCGCCAATAGTCGTATTATCCCCTCGCAGAACTAATCCAGATTTACCGTCCACGCGCAACCCCCCCAGTGTAAGTCCATGAACAACATGGAGCCCGGTCCGTCGCGGGGAGATATCGAGTGCATAGAACGGGGGTTTGGCGATTGGGGAGCAGAATTCGGCATGTTTATTCATTGGGTCTGGCTTTCCTTCCCC
This region of Aspergillus puulaauensis MK2 DNA, chromosome 5, nearly complete sequence genomic DNA includes:
- a CDS encoding uncharacterized protein (CAZy:AA7;~COG:S;~EggNog:ENOG410PN1M;~InterPro:IPR016166,IPR012951,IPR036318;~PFAM:PF08031;~SMCOG1138:FAD linked oxidase domain protein;~antiSMASH:Cluster_5.9;~go_function: GO:0016491 - oxidoreductase activity [Evidence IEA];~go_function: GO:0050660 - flavin adenine dinucleotide binding [Evidence IEA];~go_function: GO:0071949 - FAD binding [Evidence IEA];~go_process: GO:0055114 - oxidation-reduction process [Evidence IEA]), giving the protein MDVTGGNEGSVGLAGGYGQGGGHGVFGPSYGLMVDNAVEFDVVTADGKFRTINQCNDPDLFWAMRGGGGGAFAILTSYRFQLHPAVKINVYSFKAHFATQGKNTTGTNYPALQKILTQHATHQPVWSHNNISGHAYYWPSKAEIYLVLPSNNVTALKALTTEFSSFLTNQSDIHVSESKYTTYPSYTGFLNLTSSIAARLTPAGIFEAVASRLIPESLFESNNTISDLVDAFLGGVHLSNKLIPDDGTLAQIIMTTPVNVQNGNTTSVNPAWRDALWHTIMTGGWPTKLAREEEAKLQDAWLGTVQELKELTPGGGAYVNEAHYLEPEWEDTFFGGNYEALLGIKRRYDPGRFFDCWKCVGWEGVSDQYSCYE
- a CDS encoding uncharacterized protein (COG:S;~EggNog:ENOG410PJ81;~InterPro:IPR006094,IPR036318,IPR016166,IPR012951;~PFAM:PF08031,PF01565;~SMCOG1138:FAD linked oxidase domain protein;~antiSMASH:Cluster_5.9;~go_function: GO:0016491 - oxidoreductase activity [Evidence IEA];~go_function: GO:0050660 - flavin adenine dinucleotide binding [Evidence IEA];~go_function: GO:0071949 - FAD binding [Evidence IEA];~go_process: GO:0055114 - oxidation-reduction process [Evidence IEA]), with protein sequence MPELKSTTNSLSPSRLPHTFVSFQVKMGVFTPRALCLLLATVAATTGSPFGALGSTVSPSGKEYFDFEKVQLQPTDLQRLGDSEAALFDFDSLDGHNANAPRSQASCKVYPGDESWPDDAKWASLNKTTGGSLIRAVPRASTCYSGSGHDAADCQYLTSQWTNSHFHLPDPIEMLSPVYQGLTCQPTNDTDAKCTMGGYPLYVINATNVAQVQLGINFARETGIRLVVKNTGHDFSGKSGGGGSLSIWTHNLKDAKYIENYKAEGTEWTGAAFKLGSGVQAYEIYKTAAEHGLMVVGGEGQTVGVMGGYILGGGHSPLSSIYGMGADQALSMEVVTPDGRFLTASFVENQELFWALRGGGGATFGVVTSVTVKAYPTIPATTSTFTFSTGDDISYDSFWAGFRAYLDYFIPHSDAGIYSYFFITPTADGGFNFLMQPFFAPNKTLEETNALLEPWFKQLKELGIEFTPKTTHYDNYYDAWLDSFPLETVEKTAVGTSSRLFPRENWQDESLLNRTFDAIKASSDAGLTLIAFNMAPTLENGGNPDNAVNPAWRKAVMHAISSVNWAEDATVDEIKTARHEFTYKHMQRWRDASPGSGAYLSESDRMEPDFQQAFYGSSYDRLLALKKKLDPKNVFYAVTAVGSEFWRVITENGLPAENGKLCRVD